In Xanthocytophaga agilis, the genomic stretch ATCTGCTTGAATAGCTGTTAACTCATCAATAATAAACTGATATACTTCATCTACGTTTGAACGTGGAGCAGATTCTGCAAGTGTTTCAGTTGGTTTCTTATATACAGGAACTGCTCCCCAAAAAGCAACCAGTTCAGAATAAGACCATGCTCTTAGAAATCTTGCTTCAGCTAGTAGCCTATTTTTTAATTCGTCTGTAATGTTTTGTGTGTTTTCTGAGCCTACAATTACCGCATTAGCCCGATGAATAGTACGATAATATCCCTTCCAAACATCCGTCATTACACCATTACTGGTTTGGAGTGAACCTGTTAAAACCTGATTCCTAGCTCCTTCGAGTTGTCCTCCTCCTGAAGCTACATCATCAGATCGTAAATCGTGTAAGAAGAACCATTCACGACCTGTAAGTCGAGGACTTTGTACCATAGCATAGATCGCATTTACTCCTTTGGTAAGTTCATCTGCATTGGAATAATAGGATTGTGGAGTCCCACCATTGGGGTTGACTTTATCAAGGGAATCTTCGCTACATGCCCCTAACAGCATTATCACAACTAAGCCAAATTTTTTTAATGTATTTTTCATACGATAGTGTCTTTTAGAATACTATAAATTATGCATGCAAAGAGCTTCAAAACCCTGCTTGTAAGCCAATAATAAGAGTTCGGGCTTGAGGGAACTGTCCATAATCAATACCTTGTACCAAGCTTCCATTATTTACACTAAGTCGAGAACCTACTTCTGGATCATATCCTTTGTATTTTGTTATGGTGAATAGGTTCTGAGAAGATACATAGAGCCGTACATTGGTCAGATAGCCTTTAGTGAAGGATTTAAGTGCATCTGCGGGGACGGTATATCCGATGCTGAAATTTTTCAAACGTAGATAAGACCCGTCTTCAATAAACCGATTAGAAGTACGACTATTGGAATTAGGATCTCCATCTACAGCACGTGGTATGTTCGTATTTGTATTATCTGGAGTCCATGCGTCCAATACTGTTGTGCTTGAGTTAAATAATCGAAGCATTCCTTCTGTTAATACACGTGTGCCATTATAGATTTTATTTCCTTGCACTCCCTGGAAGAACATACTCAGATCAAAACCTTTGTAGTTAGCTGAAAGGTTAAGGCCGTATGTAAATTTAGGGAGGAAGCTACCCAGGTATACCCGGTCGGCATCTGTGATCTGATTGTCTCCATTCACATCTTTAAACCGAATATCTCCAGGACGAGTGTATTTCCCCTTGTTATCGGCTTTATTGTATTCTGTCAAGTTAACAGTTCCATCGTTATTGAGAGGTAGGTTTTGAACTGCAGAACTGGGCTTATTGTCATTTCCTATAATTTCAGATTCATTCTGATAGATTCCATCAACTAGCCAACCATAGAAAGATTGTACAGGTTGCCCAGCTTCTGTACGTGTAATGCTTGTGTTACCATAGTCCTGAAGAGCACCTCTATCTAATACACTAGTAGGCGAATCCAGTTGTTTTACCTCATTTTTGGCAACACCTATATTAGCTCCAATACTCCATTGAAAAGCTCCCGATGTCTGGTTGTAACTGCCCTGAAACTCATAGCCCCAGTTCTTCATCTTTCCAATATTGGCAATAGTTGGATTTGAGTACCCGGCAGATACGGCAGGCGAAACTTCCAGGATCAGATTGTCCGTATTTCTTACATAATACTCAAGAGAGAAGTTAACTCTATTATTCAAAAATCCTGCATCCAGACCAACATTGCTCATTTTAGTTATTTCCCATTCCAGCTCTCTGTTACCTAACTTGTCATAATAGGCTCCTAGCACAGGGGATCCACCAACTCCTACTGAAGTATTAGCTGTAACGGTTGCCTGCCATAAATAGTTGGCTGGAATATACCCTAAAGATCCATAACTACCTCTCAACTTTAATTCTGAGATAAATGGAATATTCTTCATAAAGTTTTCTTCACTGATTCTCCAACCTATGCCAATTGAAGGGAAATTGCCGAATTTTTTTCCCGGAGCAAAATGAGATGCGCCATCACGGCGAATGGAAGCACTTACTAGGTATTTGTTTGCATATTCATAATTCAGACGTCCAATATAGGAGTAAACCACCCAATCATTACGTGTACCAGTAAATGTTCTGTTATCTAATCCATTCAATTCCTTAAGTTCATTGGATGTGGTTGTTCCCTGTGCATCTATGGCTGTAGATTTCAAAGACTGGTATTCGACAACTGCCAGAGCATTAATGGTATGCTTTCCAAATGTTTTATCAAATGTCAGTTGATTGGTATACACTGGAGAAAAGCTATTGGAACGAATTTCCCGTAATACAGCGGGGTTGCGACTGTTGAAGCCTTCCGAATAAATAGGTTGATAAATGTACTCTCGGGAAGTCTGATAGTTCACACCTACATTGAAGCGGTATTTTAGCCAGGAAGTAAGCGATACATCTAGGAATAGTGAACCTAGAACTCTCACATTTGAGGTTTGATCCAGATCCTGTAATGCAGCTCGAACAGGGTTTTGAGGATCAGAGCCATCAGCACCAGTCGTACCACCATAACCACCAATATTGTTTGGATTGTATAAAGGAATATAAGGTGTCATACGAATCATATTCTGAATCTGTGAACGGCCACCAGCATTTTGCTCTCTACGCTGATACCCATAAGAAACTAACAATGTTTGACCAAGTGTTACACCTTTTAATAATTGATGGTCAGAGTTCATGCGGAAGTTATACCGATCATATCCTGTCCCTTTCATGATACCTGACTGACTGAAATAACCCACAGAAGAATAAAACCTTGATTTTTCATTTCCTCCAGATACAGATATATTATTGTGTGTAATAGGAGCAGATTGAAATAATGCATCCTGCCAATCTGTATCTGTTTGAGCAAATGTCTGAGAGGAACCCTCATAAATAGGATCGTTCATAGTCGAGAAGCGAGGCGGAAGCGCTGCTCCTGCATTGTTTCGGAGCGCTGTACCATATTGAAGATACTGATCTCGATTTAGAAGATCAAGTTTGTTCCATGCCTTTTGGACACCTATATAAGAATCTAATTTTACATGGATACTACCGTCTCTTGTACCTTTTTTAGTAGTAATTAATACAACTCCAGCCGCTGCTCGTGATCCATAGATAGCAGCAGAGTTTGCATCTTTGAGTACTTCTACTGACTCTATATCTTTTGAATCGAAGTTAGAGAAGTCTCCAACATTAACAATGCCATCTACTACATAGAGAGGATTAGAGGCATAGTTGATAGAACTAATACCTCGAATACGTACCAGAGGCGCTTCGCCTGGTGCGCCATTGTTTGTTACAATGGCACCTGCAACCCGTCCTTGAATGGCTTGTTCTACGCTAGGCACAGGTAATGCCGCAATCTCCTTGGAAGATACACTTGATATTGCACCTGTTACAGATGTTTTCTTCTGTGTTCCATAGCCTACTACAACCACTTCACTCAGAGCTTGTAAATCAGGATTCAGTTGTACATCTATGATTGTTCGATTGCTTACCTGTATTTCTTCTGTTGTATACCCAATGGATGAGAATACCAATACTCCGTTTTCAGGTACACCACCTAAAGTATAACGTCCCTCTCCATTGGTTGTAGTCCCTTTGGTAGTTCCTTTAATGGATACGCTTACTCCTGGCATTGCATCACCACCCTCGCCGGAAACTTTACCACTTACTGTGATTTCCTGTGCGTTTAGGAGATTTTGCAATCTTTCCGCCTTTGGTAATGCAATAGCATTAATTTGGTTGGATGCTACTGCATTGTCGTGCTCTGACTCTCTGGAAATATGCTTAATCAACTTGAAATTAACTTTTTCTTCCGGAGCATAAATCACATAGATGTTGTCAATCCGTTTGTACTTCAAACCTTGAGGGGTTAGTAGTTCATCCAGAATTTTACCTAGCTCCTGTGAGGAAGAAGAAAAAGCCTTGACCGTCTTGTTTTCTAGTACAGTATTCTTGTACGTAAAATGGACGTCATACTTGTTTTCCAATTCTCCCAGAACTTGTATCAAAGACTGGGCTGCAGGTTCAGATTTTTCTAAGGTTGGTCTCGGAATCTGGACAGCAGCCAGGCTCTGTGCAAATCCTGATAAGTACACAGATCCGGATAGGAGTACTGTGCCAAGGAAAAGATGGTAGCGGTTGTTTTTCATGGAACACATTTGTTTTAAAAAGTAGGGGAACTATTTCGAGATGGTTATCCGATTGTTGGTAATCTGGATTTTAACATTGTATGTAGTGGATAATACATCAAGAAGATTTTTAATATTGCGTGTTGGTAATACGCCAGTTATACTTTCAGATAAGAGTTGTTCATTGGTAATAGAGACTTCATATCCGTATGTTGTCTCAATACGTTTAGCTATTTCTGCTAGTGAAGTATTTGTTAATACCCAAAAATTTTTTGTCCAGGAACTTTGATTCTCTGCCTGAATAGTAATCTTTTCTATCTTTTGATTGGTTTCTGAGAACTTTACCATCTCACCAGGAACCATAAGAATATCCTTTGACGGTTTAGCTGTTTCTAGTTTGAGTTGGATCTTCCCTTCATTAAGGCTGACAGCTGTCTGGTGTTCATGTTGATTAACATTAAACTTTGTTCCCATTACCTCTACAGTAAGATCATCTGTGTGCACCTGAAATCTGGCTGCCGGATCATGAGGCGTTTTTTTGGTAACTTCAAAAAAAGCTTCTCCTTCTAACCATACTTCACGAGGTTTGTCAGATTGCCAGTTGCGTTCAAAATGCAGCGTTGAATGTGCATTGAGTGTAACCTTCGTTTGATCAGGAAGTGTAATTCTTCGTATCTCTCCATACTTTGTAGCATAGGATACCTGTTGGTTTAAATACCAGTAGGAAATAGAAGAAACTGCAAATGTTCCTATAAGCAGGCCAGCTGCAATGTGTTTCCAGTTGGTATACCAGGTTAGTTTTTTTTCTTCTTTAACGATAGGAAGTATCAACTCCTTCTTTTGTATACTACTCAGTATGTTTTGAAGCATACGGTGCCGTTGTTCCTCTAACAAAAGATCAGTCTTGAATTGAAGAGCATGTATAGTCTGGCGAGCTTCTTCTAATTCATTTCTTTTTTCTGGGTGTTGGAGTTGCCATGTATCCCAGAATGAATCGGTTTCTTCATCAGGACATAGAATCCATTTCTGAAAATGTTCATCCAGTGCAAAATCCAGAGCTGTATAGTGTAGATAATCCATATAAAGAGAAGAGGATTATTGATAAAAATAATTGTCTTATATACACATAATACATGGGATACTAAAACTTCATCATTTTTTTTGAAAAATTTTTCAAAAAATTATCCAATAGTTTTTCCCCAACCCAAATACCTTGTCAGTTAATCTGGTTTCTTAAAAGGATGCATGCTTTTCATTTGAAAAGACAGGAGTAGAGTAATAAGAGGAGGTTATTCAAAGGAGGGAGAAAAAATTAAAAATATAAGTATCAAAAACAATCGGCTTATATAACGCTTGATAACATCAATAGCTTTTGAGACCAGATTATATACAGAACGCAATTCAATAGCCATAAGGGATGCAATCTCTTCATAGGAGAGATTTTCATAAAATTTAAGAAAAATTACTTCTCGCTGACGTTTGGTTAATTGTTGGAGAGCTTGTTGCAGTTGTTGTCGTTGCTCAATAGAAGCTTGTTCAGTGACCAGGGAGAACTCATAAGAAAGTTCTACCTCAAAATCATAATCTTCTGAAAGATTATTGAGTATGTATTTGTGTTCTCGCTCCAGTTTCCGCAGCATCTTATTTCTAAGTGATTTCATCAGGAAGTACTTGGGAGAGTCAGTGTCACTTAGGTGATCTTTCTTATTCCATAATTCAATAAACAAATCCTGAATAGAATCTTCTATCAATGCCTTGTCAGGAGTGAAACGTTTGCCATAGTTGTACAATGTTTGTACATAGGTGTTATACAATTCCGTAAAAGCAGATAGCTCCCCTGCCCGGAACTGGTTCCAGAGTATTCCATCCTGTTGCTGAAGCACCTGCTTTGACATGATTGGTAGGAAAATATAGAACAAGTCATAGTTACATTAGTAAATGTAAATCTTTTATTTTAAAAATACTATTATGTCTCCTTAGTTGTATAAAACTTTTCCTTAGTAGATTGACCATATTGTTATAAAGTGGAATGCTTTACTTTATAACGAGAAGCAAAATTTAAAGAGTAAGTAAGTATTATAAATAAAAAACCTTCTGGCTTATATGCCAAAAGGTTTTGTCTCATGTTTTCAATAATTACCTTTTCAGATATTTGGATGACTATAACGAGCACTATATGTGCAAATCCAGTCATATAGCTTATATACATCTTCTACTTTAAATAGCTGAGTTCCAGAGTTCATAGTAGCTGCAGATCCACAAGCAACTCCCATACGGACCATCTCCTGAGGTGTCTTGCCATTAGCAAGGCTCCAGGTCATACCTGCAACCATACTATCCCCTGCTCCAACCGTACTTTTCTTCAAAACAGTGGGCGCTGGTATATGTTCATGTCCATCTTTGGTGACTAGTAGCGCACCAGCAGGCCCCATAGAGACAACTACAATTCCGCAATCTCCCCGATTTATTATTTCTTTTGCTGCATCGTCTACATCATCTGTTTCCAGCGTCTCTACTCCTACCATTTTACTAAGCTCACCCAAATTAGGTTTGAGTAAAAATACGCCCTCATTAGCTGCCAGTTTCAGTGGCTCTCCAGAGGTATCCAGAATCAGACGTGCATCGATTTCTTTTGCTACCTTTGCTACTCTGGCATAGAAGTCAGCAGGCAATCCAGGAGGTAAGCTGCCACTTGCTACCAGATAATCTGGCCGGGCAGCCTTTATCGCTTCCAGACACGACAAAGCCTCTATTTCTGAAAGTTGAGGTCCAGGCATCCCAAATCGATATTGTGCATTGGTTGAATGATCAACAACAATAAAATTTTCTCGAGTCCATTGTTCTGTGGGAATAGCCTTGCAGGTAATTTTATCATGCTGTAACAAATCAATCAAAAGAGTACCAGATGGACCACCCGCTGGGAAGATAGCCAGGCTCTCCCCTCCTAATTTATGTATCGCTTTTGACACATTAATTCCACCACCACCCGCTTCAAACTTAGGATTTTCACAACGTAGTTTATGTTCTGGTACCAGCCGATCAATGCTTGTACTTTTATCAATGGCTGGATTTAAGGTTAATGTTACAATACCCATGTAAAGAAGCTGTCCTAGTAAAGATTAATTTGTTGAAATGCTGTGATCTGTACTAACAGATCACAGCAAAGGCAAAATATTACTTTATTCTACTCTTTTCCAACAAAAATCAACGTTCTTTAAGCATACGTTTTAATTCTGTCATTTCATCCCGGAAGCGGGCCGCTTCCACAAAGTCCAGATCCTTGGCTGCACGTTCCATCTTTTTCTGAGTTTCCTGAAGTAATTTTTCCAGTTGGTCCCGTGACATATAAGAAACAATCGGATCAGCAGCTACACTTACCTCCTCACTCTCTACATAATATTGTTTGGCTTCCTTTCGGGCATCGGCTACAGATGTCTGAGTAAGAATGGCCTCGCGCGA encodes the following:
- a CDS encoding SusC/RagA family TonB-linked outer membrane protein, producing the protein MKNNRYHLFLGTVLLSGSVYLSGFAQSLAAVQIPRPTLEKSEPAAQSLIQVLGELENKYDVHFTYKNTVLENKTVKAFSSSSQELGKILDELLTPQGLKYKRIDNIYVIYAPEEKVNFKLIKHISRESEHDNAVASNQINAIALPKAERLQNLLNAQEITVSGKVSGEGGDAMPGVSVSIKGTTKGTTTNGEGRYTLGGVPENGVLVFSSIGYTTEEIQVSNRTIIDVQLNPDLQALSEVVVVGYGTQKKTSVTGAISSVSSKEIAALPVPSVEQAIQGRVAGAIVTNNGAPGEAPLVRIRGISSINYASNPLYVVDGIVNVGDFSNFDSKDIESVEVLKDANSAAIYGSRAAAGVVLITTKKGTRDGSIHVKLDSYIGVQKAWNKLDLLNRDQYLQYGTALRNNAGAALPPRFSTMNDPIYEGSSQTFAQTDTDWQDALFQSAPITHNNISVSGGNEKSRFYSSVGYFSQSGIMKGTGYDRYNFRMNSDHQLLKGVTLGQTLLVSYGYQRREQNAGGRSQIQNMIRMTPYIPLYNPNNIGGYGGTTGADGSDPQNPVRAALQDLDQTSNVRVLGSLFLDVSLTSWLKYRFNVGVNYQTSREYIYQPIYSEGFNSRNPAVLREIRSNSFSPVYTNQLTFDKTFGKHTINALAVVEYQSLKSTAIDAQGTTTSNELKELNGLDNRTFTGTRNDWVVYSYIGRLNYEYANKYLVSASIRRDGASHFAPGKKFGNFPSIGIGWRISEENFMKNIPFISELKLRGSYGSLGYIPANYLWQATVTANTSVGVGGSPVLGAYYDKLGNRELEWEITKMSNVGLDAGFLNNRVNFSLEYYVRNTDNLILEVSPAVSAGYSNPTIANIGKMKNWGYEFQGSYNQTSGAFQWSIGANIGVAKNEVKQLDSPTSVLDRGALQDYGNTSITRTEAGQPVQSFYGWLVDGIYQNESEIIGNDNKPSSAVQNLPLNNDGTVNLTEYNKADNKGKYTRPGDIRFKDVNGDNQITDADRVYLGSFLPKFTYGLNLSANYKGFDLSMFFQGVQGNKIYNGTRVLTEGMLRLFNSSTTVLDAWTPDNTNTNIPRAVDGDPNSNSRTSNRFIEDGSYLRLKNFSIGYTVPADALKSFTKGYLTNVRLYVSSQNLFTITKYKGYDPEVGSRLSVNNGSLVQGIDYGQFPQARTLIIGLQAGF
- a CDS encoding FecR family protein, with translation MDYLHYTALDFALDEHFQKWILCPDEETDSFWDTWQLQHPEKRNELEEARQTIHALQFKTDLLLEEQRHRMLQNILSSIQKKELILPIVKEEKKLTWYTNWKHIAAGLLIGTFAVSSISYWYLNQQVSYATKYGEIRRITLPDQTKVTLNAHSTLHFERNWQSDKPREVWLEGEAFFEVTKKTPHDPAARFQVHTDDLTVEVMGTKFNVNQHEHQTAVSLNEGKIQLKLETAKPSKDILMVPGEMVKFSETNQKIEKITIQAENQSSWTKNFWVLTNTSLAEIAKRIETTYGYEVSITNEQLLSESITGVLPTRNIKNLLDVLSTTYNVKIQITNNRITISK
- a CDS encoding sigma-70 family RNA polymerase sigma factor; the encoded protein is MSKQVLQQQDGILWNQFRAGELSAFTELYNTYVQTLYNYGKRFTPDKALIEDSIQDLFIELWNKKDHLSDTDSPKYFLMKSLRNKMLRKLEREHKYILNNLSEDYDFEVELSYEFSLVTEQASIEQRQQLQQALQQLTKRQREVIFLKFYENLSYEEIASLMAIELRSVYNLVSKAIDVIKRYISRLFLILIFLIFSPSFE
- a CDS encoding 1-phosphofructokinase family hexose kinase, with translation MGIVTLTLNPAIDKSTSIDRLVPEHKLRCENPKFEAGGGGINVSKAIHKLGGESLAIFPAGGPSGTLLIDLLQHDKITCKAIPTEQWTRENFIVVDHSTNAQYRFGMPGPQLSEIEALSCLEAIKAARPDYLVASGSLPPGLPADFYARVAKVAKEIDARLILDTSGEPLKLAANEGVFLLKPNLGELSKMVGVETLETDDVDDAAKEIINRGDCGIVVVSMGPAGALLVTKDGHEHIPAPTVLKKSTVGAGDSMVAGMTWSLANGKTPQEMVRMGVACGSAATMNSGTQLFKVEDVYKLYDWICTYSARYSHPNI